The Montipora foliosa isolate CH-2021 chromosome 10, ASM3666993v2, whole genome shotgun sequence genomic sequence CCGGTTAGGATTAACGTAATTTCTATCAAATTGAAGTTCTGCGAAAAATTTACGACTTTCTGTAAATTTCCAGTACATTCAAGAacaaaatggcactgaaaacTCGCCATGATACAAGCAAATTGGCGGGAATGTGTACTTTCACAAGACTACCCTTGGCCAAACGTTGTGTTTTCGGATCCGTCTcccaaagaaatgcacggatcATGAATCctaaaaatcgggattcagatcTGATCTACTGAATCCACTCGGAGAGTGAATTCCTGAGATCAATAATCCATTTTTTCGGGTTTTAGTAAAGATTTCAGCGAAATCCGCTTTTGGATGAAAGGAACCGGATTTGCATTTCCCAAACAAACCCACGCTAGGTCTACAAACAtacttttaaaacaaaacatatcTCTTGTCTTCTTTGACCGTTTATGAGGTTTAAATGCTTTAACGCTTTCAAGAACTCATATCATAATTGAAGTAAGGAAAACGACATACTGACGCATCGGAGTACAAGAAGTAGCTTTCTCAACTTTTGGATgccgtttctgaaaaaaaaagtaaggaaggaaaagacaaaaaatgtcCGGATCGATGGTAATTAGGAATTTCGTTGTTTgataaatgaataaagaaatCATTTTCATCGATAGCAATGTTTGTACATAATTACATGTGATATGATGAAATGGACAAGTGATCCTTTCACctatctggacaattttaagTCCTTCACAGGAACAATTAAATGAACCCAACAAAATGACCTACTCCAAAATGtgtggcctcatagctcagttggtagagcattgcacttgcatcgaatcctgttggagcaacctgaatttttcaggtgtctacttAAACAGAAAATTCCTTTGTCTagataattgcgaggatcacttctccatttcgtcAATACCTCCACTAGAAAACATacattttattcattcattcataatTACATGTGCTTATAGATAGAGCTTTAGAtagagtgtcgaaagtaattagcgaattgctttggttttgcatttacttcactcaatgattggtttaaggttctcgcgccattttttcaaccaatcagaagtgaaaccaaaaccaattgtggctcgcgcgtgcacattttcccgcgctttgtgtcgactacttgtaattacttcaagttttgattggtttaccggattgtcttcgtcctttttgattggccaaagtaattactttggttttacgaaactcgattgaaactcgctgtaATAGCAACAATTCTCCATTCGTCAATACCCCCACTACAAAACATACATTTTATTCATTCATAATTACATGTGTTTATAGATAATAGCAACAATTCCTATCCAACTAAGTGTCACTGTGACATGTAGGCTATAAGCGTTTAATATCAAACTTCACTTTACACAGGTAACCGGCGATCACtgaattatttattttcagTGCATTGCATTGCTCAAACAGTTATCTCCAGAAAGCAAAGTTCCCGACCCGGTGAATGCAAGCAATACTTATTTCAGTGGCTAGCGAAAGCAGTTCGTAAAAGAACAACAAAGGCGACCAATTTTAACCATTTCTCTGTGAAGAACTTACCTCTTGACAACTTGCTGACTAAAAACCTCTACAATGTAATTCCTTTCagcaattaaaataataatcgaaaaacacttaccattcttttcaAGCTCGTGGGGCCCAAATTCGaacgtgacatcatcgccaattagcacaaatggcgcccagtctTTTACGGCAGAATACTTCTCCGTCTCccgaagagatttcatagcatATTGAAGAGCTaaacttgcactttttctatctgccaagtgttgaTAGAATTTTTTCATGAACAGCAAGGTTGCCTCATCatcgattgcccagagtgacaccagaacagaccggACACCAGCACACAGAAAAGCTCTTGCTATTCCTACTACACCCTCAGAATTGACCTCTCCCCGGCCACTGTGACAAGAGCTCAGAACAACCAGTCTTGCCCGAAGACCCACTGCACGAACATCACTCATTGTTAACATGAAATCTTCCTTTTCTGGAATCTGGGATGCACGTTCAggatttggggccaaagcaatttctccaaatTTCTTATCTCCATGTGCTGCAATATGGATTAAAGCAACTGTcttcattcttttcagcacctcagctttcgtTGCATTTCTTCCAGTGAGAGGAGTGGTCTGCAGAAGTTCCCCAATCATCTCCACCTCTTGCATCGCGCATGGCAACTGTTCGCACATGGGTTCACCATTTTCGTCAATGACTTCCTTTAACCACGGATCTCCCACAAGCAGAGCTTCACTGTTACTGTAGAAGTCATCAGGTGCACTTGCGATGAGTTTTAAAGTGGTCAACGAGGGAACAGTACGGATTCTGACAGAGTCGCTCAATGCAGAATaaggagccaagcaaaatggtccatcaggaacaaagatTAAGTCATCACCTTGAAGCAAGTCTACAATGGGACTGATTAAGACATCAAACAAAGGCTGCAAAGAGTTATTATGGGAGAGGGTCAAAGACTGAAAGGTCTCGGAAAGAGCTTCCTTACTGCAAAACAAGTCACTGCGTAGCTTGTCAAGTGTGCGATTCTCGCATCGGACAACAGTCCCCGCGCCAATCTGTTTCAAAGTAGTTTCTATCAGTGAAGCGGCGCTgccattttcgattttcttttgcCTAAAGTTTATTCCACTTCCTCCTCTCAGAAGCCAAAAACTGATAGTGTTCCATTCAAGTGCTATGAAAACTGTTTGTAAGAACAAATATTTCATAACAGTAGAGATAGAATCCGTCGTCGCAACTACCGAGGAAGGTTCTTCGTCAACTCCAAATTGCACCTTCAAAATGTCTgtcaaagcctgtgctcgtccttgTTCAGCAGCAAACAAAGCctcatcaacctctccattcttTAAAAGTGCTCTCCAGAGCGCTGTGTACGCCACTTGCTTTGtgtcacgaaagcttattttccatgcatcttCTGATTGAAGAAGACGCCTTGTTTCATCGAAATGTTTTATGCTTAGACGATAAAAATTAAGGGCTTTGCACAACGAGCCTAAACTTTCATGAACAAGACCAAGGCTATAGCAACCGTTTCCCTGCCCTACTGGATCCTCCGTTTCCTTGCAAACAGTAAGCTGTTGTTCGTAAAGGAGAAGAGCATTTTCAGGCTCACCCATTtggtgataagcgttgccgagattaccattgacGCCTCCCTCGCCGGCCCTAtctcctacttcttttgcaatgttGAGATCTTGTTCGTAATACTCTATAGCTCGcttgaaattgcccagactgagataagcgttgccgagactACCATTGGCccctccctccccggccctatcccctacttcttttgcaatgctgagATATTGTTCGTAATACTCCATGGCTCGCTTGAAATTGCcaagactgtgataagcgttgccgagattaccattggccttcccctccccggccctatcccctacttcttttgaaATGCTgagatgttgttcgtgatactccatggctcgcttgaaattgcccagattgcgataagcgttgccgagattaccattggcacttccctccccggccctatctcctacttcttttgcaatgctgagATGTTGTTCGTAATACTCTATAGCTCGAttgaaattgcccagactgagaTAAGCgctgccgagattaccattggcacttccctccccggccctatctcctacttcttttgcaatgctgagatcttgttcgtgatactctatgggtcgcttgaaattgcccagactgtgataagcgttgccgagattaccattgacccctccctccccggccctatcccctacttcttttgcaatgctgagATATTGTTCgtaatactctatggctcgcttgaaaTTGCCTAGACTGTAATAAGCgctgccgagattaccattggcccttccctccccggccctctttcctacttcttttgcaatgctgagatgttgttcgtgatactctatggctcgcttgaaattgcccacactgcgataagcgttgccgagattaccattggcgcctccctccccggccctatttcctacttcttttgcaatgctgagACCTTGTTCgtaatactctatggctcgcttgaaattgcccagattgagataagcgttgccaagattaccattggcctcgccctccccggccctatcccctacttcttttgcaatgctgagatcttgttcgtaatactctatagctcgcttgaaattgcccagactgagaTAAGCGTTGCCAAGATTACCATTGGCGCCTCCCTCGCCGGCCCTATttcctacttcttttgcaatgctgagatcttgttcgtaatactctatggctcgcttgaaattgcccagattgagataagcgttgccgagattatcATTGGCacttccctccccggccctatcccctacttcttttgcaatggtGGGATGTTGTTCGTAATACTCTATAGCTCGcttgaaattgcccagactgagataagcgttgccgagattaccattggcgcctccctccccggccctatctcctacttcttttgcaatgctgagatgttgttcgtgatactccatggctcgcttgaaattgcccagactgtgataagcgatgccgagattaccattggcgtTGCcttccccggccctatcccctacttcttttgcaatgctgagATGTTGTTCGTAATACTCCATGGCTCGCTTGAAATTGCcaagactgtgataagcgttgccgagattaccattggccttcccctccccggccctatcccctacttcttttgaaATGCTgagatgttgttcgtgatactccatggctcgcttgaaattgcccagattgcgataagcgttgccgagattaccattggcacttccctccccggccctatctcctacttcttttgcaatgctgagATGTTGTTCGTAATACTCTATAGCTCGAttgaaattgcccagactgagaTAAGCgctgccgagattaccattggcacttccctccccggccctatctcctacttcttttgcaatgctgagatcttgttcgtgatactctatgggtcgcttgaaattgcccagactgtgataagcgttgccgagattaccattgacccctccctccccggccctatcccctacttcttttgcaatgctgagATATTGTTCgtaatactctatggctcgcttgaaaTTGCCTAGACTGTAATAAGCgctgccgagattaccattggcccttccctccccggccctctttcctacttcttttgcaatgctgagatgttgttcgtgatactctatggctcgcttgaaattgcccacactgcgataagcgttgccgagattaccattggcgcctccctccccggccctatttcctacttcttttgcaatgctgagACCTTGTTCgtaatactctatggctcgcttgaaattgcccagattgagataagcgttgccaagattaccattggcctcgccctccccggccctatcccctacttcttttgcaatgctgagatcttgttcgtaatactctatagctcgcttgaaattgcccagactgagataagcgttgccgagattaccattggcgcCTCCCTCGCCGGCCCTATttcctacttcttttgcaatgctgagatcttgttcgtaatactctatggctcgcttgaaattgcccagattgagataagcgttgccgagattatcATTGGCacttccctccccggccctatcccctacttcttttgcaatggtGGGATGTTGTTCGTAATACTCTATAGCTCGcttgaaattgcccagactgagataagcgttgccgagattaccattggcgcctccctccccggccctatctcctacttcttttgcaatgctgagatgttgttcgtgatactccatggctcgcttgaaattgcccagactgtgataagcgatgccgagattaccattggcgtTGCcttccccggccctatcccctacttcttttgcaatgctgagatgttgttcgtgatactccATGGCTCGCTTGAAATTGCTCAGATTGCGATAAGCGATGCcaagattaccattggcccctccctccccggccctatctcctacttcttttgcaatgctgagatgttgttcgtgatactctatggctggCTTGAAATTGCTCAGcttgtgataagcgttgccgataTTACCATTGGcccttccctccccggccctatctcCTACTTCCTTTgaaatgctaagatgttgttcgtgataccctatggctcgcttaaaattgcccagactgtgaaaagcgttgccgagattccAATTGGCATTTCCTTCCTGGTCTCGATCTCCtactttttttgcaataatCAGTTGTTGCTTGAGATACTTTCTGGCCtttttaaaattgcccagactgtgataagcgttgccgagattgccacaGGCTTTTCCCTCTCCAGCACTGAAACCTATTCCTTTAAAAATCCTTAATGCTTCTGTGTAATCCCTCTTAGCCTGTTTAAAATAAGCCAAGCCATAATAATAACTGCCCAGATTGAAATATGCATTACCCTCCCCTTTTTTGTTTCCCTCTTTTCTTGCAACGCTAAGCTCTTGTATATGCTGCTCGAAAACGTTCATCTTTTTGTCCACCATTCTTGATTACAAGAACTCTTGAAAACAAGGAGGGTCGTCTTTGAAAGAGAGGGCACTCCTTGAAAAATACGAAAGAAAGCATGAGAAATTCAATGCACTGACCACAAATGCTGCAGGTACGTAGCCAAACCAACACTAAAGAGACCGCCTTATCTATAATCGTGTTGTAACTAACTTAAATAAATTACAGCACATTTACATTACACCACATCATCACAGTATACATTACTCTAAGTTTGTTTTCACTACATTGCGTATTACTACCTCTTTACTACTGACCGACATAAACAAGAAATCATCTTGCCCTTGATGGCAGTGAATATGCCATTTATATTCTAAGGCCTTTGTTACGGTGGATAGAAAAAATTCTGCTTGATAAACGTGAATACTAAGGTGCTGTCCATTACGTCGGcgaaatttgtttggtttaacGTCCATTGATATATGCACCCGCGCTCCGAAAGGATCCATTCTCGTTCCCTTATTTTTCTTATCCTATGTTCATGACTTCAGTGATGTATTCAAAATACCAGACCTGATTTTATTTGCAACTGCTGATATGACGATGCTAGTCTCTAACGTCTAATTATTTGGTTACCTAGTTCAAGGCAAAGAAACTTACACTAAACTTGCGGAAAACTAATTCTTTATTCTATTTAAGCCTCGAGAGAAAAAGATGTCATCTTTCAATGCAAATCTGCTAAAATTATTAAAGAATTGAACAGGTCGTAGAACGGACTTTCTTGGGGATGTGCTTGACTGACATCTTTCTTGGGAAACTCTGTATTTCTCAATTAGCTTACAAAATCTCTGAATCTATAACATTTAATTCAGGTACAGTTATTTTtcacgtggaatgccgaagccataccacgtcttaaaaccggtctggtgtcttttttttgttggtagtcacaaatgtgcatacaaCACGGATACAgaattaatctccgatcgggtgaaTTTACATTTATTCCCTCCAGTAAGTCCAAACTTCCTTACCCCGAGGAGAACTCATATTCTTTCCCAACCTTCACAATTATCTGCGAGCgtgttagaccactcggccaccgtaaCACACTTCCGTTAATCTTGGCGAAAGCAAAGATTTAGTatggaatctttccgcccgccatgattgattcagtattaaactattcgataaagtgggcagatgtttttctttgagaatggaaagctttaaaggtaaggataatactctacgttatttctagatcttgcctcgtacttgtgtgttccactgtgaacactATTTTGCGTACACAGGGTTCTCATTAAGTGCCGGCAGCCGGCTAAAAAACCGGCTACTTTAAATTTAGAGCCGTCTACTTTTCGGTCATAAACTTGCTATAAACAAGTGGCACTCGCTTCTCCCGCCGCCTACTTTTATATTTAAGCCGTCTACTCCAAAACTTATTGAGAACCCTGCGtacaacgaatacttcattagaagtattttgcattgaatgaatactccaatatttcttgggaaccagtatgttcgccgttttgacgtagaaagaaaataagaaaatagatttcaacggccaaacaagataaaaaatgccGAATTAGCTATCGCAGTCACGGGGACTTGCAatggtcccccatccaagtactaacctcattcggaggagcttaactttaGCTGACACGTGGACTtgcatcaacgattgtgatctttgttttaaattgtcgaactttaaacacttgaaagaaaaaaaaaaggaaactaaaacaaaaacccggtgtcttgccgtaaTTTTGACACAggtgcatcctttgtttcgtgactTGTCAgcattaaacacgcaaggtaacttgatcacaggagggcgctaaaatcgatgtcactttcgattttgcgattttacttgtacgaccaaaagtacgatagaaaaattgaactctgagtgaacgtaacaaaaatctcccgaaatgtttttcgctgatggcaaattgttttattctcgatcgacacttcctagaagttccttctgctctcctcaTAAACTACATATTAAAATTTATAT encodes the following:
- the LOC137972435 gene encoding tetratricopeptide repeat protein 28-like, whose translation is MVDKKMNVFEQHIQELSVARKEGNKKGEGNAYFNLGSYYYGLAYFKQAKRDYTEALRIFKGIGFSAGEGKACGNLGNAYHSLGNFKKARKYLKQQLIIAKKVGDRDQEGNANWNLGNAFHSLGNFKRAIGYHEQHLSISKEVGDRAGEGRANGNIGNAYHKLSNFKPAIEYHEQHLSIAKEVGDRAGEGGANGNLGIAYRNLSNFKRAMEYHEQHLSIAKEVGDRAGEGNANGNLGIAYHSLGNFKRAMEYHEQHLSIAKEVGDRAGEGGANGNLGNAYLSLGNFKRAIEYYEQHPTIAKEVGDRAGEGSANDNLGNAYLNLGNFKRAIEYYEQDLSIAKEVGNRAGEGGANGNLGNAYLSLGNFKRAIEYYEQDLSIAKEVGDRAGEGEANGNLGNAYLNLGNFKRAIEYYEQGLSIAKEVGNRAGEGGANGNLGNAYRSVGNFKRAIEYHEQHLSIAKEVGKRAGEGRANGNLGSAYYSLGNFKRAIEYYEQYLSIAKEVGDRAGEGGVNGNLGNAYHSLGNFKRPIEYHEQDLSIAKEVGDRAGEGSANGNLGSAYLSLGNFNRAIEYYEQHLSIAKEVGDRAGEGSANGNLGNAYRNLGNFKRAMEYHEQHLSISKEVGDRAGEGKANGNLGNAYHSLGNFKRAMEYYEQHLSIAKEVGDRAGEGNANGNLGIAYHSLGNFKRAMEYHEQHLSIAKEVGDRAGEGGANGNLGNAYLSLGNFKRAIEYYEQHPTIAKEVGDRAGEGSANDNLGNAYLNLGNFKRAIEYYEQDLSIAKEVGNRAGEGGANGNLGNAYLSLGNFKRAIEYYEQDLSIAKEVGDRAGEGEANGNLGNAYLNLGNFKRAIEYYEQGLSIAKEVGNRAGEGGANGNLGNAYRSVGNFKRAIEYHEQHLSIAKEVGKRAGEGRANGNLGSAYYSLGNFKRAIEYYEQYLSIAKEVGDRAGEGGVNGNLGNAYHSLGNFKRPIEYHEQDLSIAKEVGDRAGEGSANGNLGSAYLSLGNFNRAIEYYEQHLSIAKEVGDRAGEGSANGNLGNAYRNLGNFKRAMEYHEQHLSISKEVGDRAGEGKANGNLGNAYHSLGNFKRAMEYYEQYLSIAKEVGDRAGEGGANGSLGNAYLSLGNFKRAIEYYEQDLNIAKEVGDRAGEGGVNGNLGNAYHQMGEPENALLLYEQQLTVCKETEDPVGQGNGCYSLGLVHESLGSLCKALNFYRLSIKHFDETRRLLQSEDAWKISFRDTKQVAYTALWRALLKNGEVDEALFAAEQGRAQALTDILKVQFGVDEEPSSVVATTDSISTVMKYLFLQTVFIALEWNTISFWLLRGGSGINFRQKKIENGSAASLIETTLKQIGAGTVVRCENRTLDKLRSDLFCSKEALSETFQSLTLSHNNSLQPLFDVLISPIVDLLQGDDLIFVPDGPFCLAPYSALSDSVRIRTVPSLTTLKLIASAPDDFYSNSEALLVGDPWLKEVIDENGEPMCEQLPCAMQEVEMIGELLQTTPLTGRNATKAEVLKRMKTVALIHIAAHGDKKFGEIALAPNPERASQIPEKEDFMLTMSDVRAVGLRARLVVLSSCHSGRGEVNSEGVVGIARAFLCAGVRSVLVSLWAIDDEATLLFMKKFYQHLADRKSASLALQYAMKSLRETEKYSAVKDWAPFVLIGDDVTFEFGPHELEKNETASKS